The genomic segment CGACGGTGTCAGTGCCGGAGGATGCGGCGGACGAAATCGGCGCAGCGCTCGGTCTGCGGCGCGTCGAAGATCTGCGCCGGCGGGCCGGTCTCGACCACGCGGCCATCGGCCATGAACACCACCTTGGACGAGATCTCGCGCACGAAGGCCATCTCGTGGCTGACGATCAGCATGGTCATGCCGTCGGCGGCGAGCAGGCGGATGGTGTCGAGCACCTCGGAGACGAGTTCGGGATCGAGCGCCGAGGTGACCTCGTCGAGAAGCAGGATGTCGGGCTTCAGCGCCAGGGCGCGCGCGATGGCGACGCGCTGCTGCTGGCCGCCGGAGAGTTCGTCCGGATAGGCGTCGACCCGGTGCGACAGGCCGACCTTGGCGAGGAGCGCGCGCGCCTCCGCCTCGACCTCGCCGGCCGGCCGGCGCTTGACCACCGTCGGGGCGACGGTGACGTTGCGCAGCGCGGTCATGTTCTGGAACAGGTTATACTGCTGGAACACGATGGCGAAGCGCTCGCGCACCTTGCGCAGGGCCGCGTCCGAGCGGTAGTCGACCGGCGTTCCGGCGACCGCGACGGAGCCGGCGCGCGGGCGCAGGAGGCCGACCAGGACGCGCAGCAGGGTGCTCTTGCCGGAGCCGGACGGGCCGATGATCGAGACGATCTCGCCGCGCTCGACCGAGAGGCCGACATCGCTGAGCACGGGGTCGCGCCCGTAGTCGGCCGAGAGGCTATCGAGAACGAGATGGGGCAAGCCGGACCTCCAGATGGGCCGCGAACCGGTTCAGCGACCAGCACAGCACGAAATAGAGAACGAGGATCGTCCCGAAGCAGAGCGCCGGCGAGAAGCCCTTCTGGTTCAGGATCTTGGCCGCGAAGGTCAGCTCCGCGACGCCGATCTGCGAGGCGATCGAGGTCGCCTTGACCAGGCCGACCGCATAGGTCATCGACGGCGGGATGATGATCCGCCAGGCCTGCGGCAGGACGACCAGGCGCAGCGCCCGGAGCCCGCCCATGTTCAGCGTCTCGGCCGCGTCCCACTGGTTGCGGTGGACCGCCTCCAGGCCGGCGCGGACATTCTCGGCCGAGAAGGCCGCCGCCGACAGCGCCACCGTGGCGGCGGCGACGACGAACATCGGCACGTCCGCCCCGGCCAGCTGGAAGCCGAAGAAGACGACCATCAGCAGGACCAGGAACGGGATGCGCCGGAACAGCTCGACATAGAGCAGCGCCAGGATGCGGACCGGGGCGAAGCGCATGACGCGCTCCTGGCGCAGCACGGCGAGGCCGAAGCCGGCCACGAAGCCGAGCCCGCAGCCGACCAGCGACAGGCCGGCCGTATAGGCGAAGGCCTGGGCCAGGAAGATGACGTTGTAGTAGCCGAAGAAGCGCGGCAGTTCGTCGAGGAGCGCGGCCATCAGAACACCTTCCCCTTGATGCGGAAGAGGAAGCGGCCGATCGCATAGAGCACGGCGCTGGCGATGACGGTGAGCACGACATAGTAGACCGCCGCGATCGAGAAGATCTCCAGCGACCGGAAGGTCTGCGCGTTGATGTTGTAGGCGCGGCCGGTCAGTTCCTCGACGCCGAAGATGGCGGCGACCGAGGTGGTCATGGTCAGGATGATGTATTGATTGGAGAGCGGCGGGTACAGCACCTTGGCGATATGCGGCAGGATGACGTAGCGGATCTGCTGCAGGCGACTGAAGCCGAGCGTCTCGGCGGCCTCGATCTCGGCGCGCCGGATCGACGCGAAGCCGGCCCGCTGGATCTCGGCCATGTAGGCGCCGGCATTGAGCGACATGCCAAGGATCACCGCCTCGACCGAGCCGATCAGGATGCCGTAGTCGGGCAGCGCGAAGTAGATGAAGAAGATCTGCACCAGGAGCGGCGTGTTCAGGAAGAAGGTGACATAGGCCCGGACCAGCCAGCGCGCCGGGCGGGGGCCGTAATGCAGCACCGAGGCGCAGACGAGCCCGATCGCCCAGCCGATCAGAAACGCGACCGCGGCGATCTGGAGCGCCAGCCAGGCGCCCCCGGCCAGATAGCCGAGATAGGGCGTGACCTGGCCGTATTGCAGCGTATAGCCCATGCGGAGCCTTCTTGGCTGTATACGTTCTGTATGCGATTGAGCCCTCGGCAGGGCGGCTTGTCAACGGCCGTCCGCGCAGCGGCGGCAGGTTCGCGCGCGCCGCCGGGCCGGATCAGCCGAAGGCGCCGGCATGGCGCAAGGCCTTTTCCAGGCGGCCGTATTCCTCGGCCGGAATCGGCGCGAAGGGCGGGCGGACGGTGTCGTGTTCCAGGAGCCCGAGGATGCGCAGACAGGCCTTCAGCCGCGGCGTCGCCCGACCGGACGGCCTGTCGCGGTAGATGGCGCAGGCGAGCGGATAGATCACGTCGTGCCAGTGGCGGGCGGCGGCCCAGTCCTGGCGGCTGGCCGCATCCCAGAGCGCCACGAGCGGTTCCGGCGTCACCGCCGCGAGGCTGACCTGGCTGCCCTCCGAGCCGATCAGATAGGCGGTCAGCAGATGCTCGTCGCCGGAGCCGAGCACGGCCAGATCCGGCCGGATCGCCTTGGCGATGCGCCGGTTCTGGTCGTAGGTGGCGACCTCCCAGCTGCCCTCCTTGATGCCGGCGACGCGTGGCAGGGCGACCAGTTCGGCGAGCGTGTCCGGTCCGTAGGGCATCGAGCCGGCACCGACCGGTGCCTGATAGAGCAGGATCGGCAGGCGGCCGGCGGCGATGACATGCTCGTGGTGCAGACGCGCCGACGCCGTGTCGCGGAAGCCGATCCAGGCATTGGGCGGGAACAGCAGCAGGGCATCGGCGCCGGCGGCTTCCGCGTCGGCGGCATGCAGCGCCGCCTCCAGGCTCGATTCGGCATTGACGCCGCTGGTCAGGAAGACGTCGGGGCCGAGTTCGGCCCGGCAGATCTCGATGACGCGGCGCTTCTCCTCGCGCGTCAGCAGGAAATTCTCGCCAGCATGGCCGTTGATCAGCAGGCCGCGGATGCCGTCGGCGCGGCCGATCCGGCCGACATGGCCGGCGAGCGCCTCCCAGTCGACCGAATAGTCGGGCCGCATCGGCGTGACGGTGGCGGCATGGATGCCGGTGAGGCGGCGAATGGCGGTCGGCACGGTCATGACAGCGGCGCCTCTGCGACGGGAGCGGATGGGGCGGCACCGGCCTCGGGCGCCAGCAGCCGGTCGATGGGGAAGAGCGGATCGGGCTCGCCGCGCTCGAGAATCCGGTCGGCGAGCCGCTTCGCGATGAACGGGCCGCTCGTGTAGCCGGAATGAACGCTGCCGCAGATCCAGGCATCCGGGAAACCCGGGATCGGCCCGGCGGCCGGCAGCGCGTCGCGGGTCTCGGCCTCCAAGCCGGCCCAGGCGCGGGCCAGCCGCGACCGGCGCAGGGCCGGGATCGCGTGGCAAGCGAGCCGCATGTTGCCGATCAGGCTGTCGGGCACCAGTTCGACGCCGCCCTGCACCCGGTCGCCGCGGCCCTGCCAGCCGCCGCCGATGACCACGGTGCCATGCGGGTATTGCTTCAGGGACAGGAGCCCCGACGCGATGCCGACCACGGTGCGCATCACCGGGGCGATCCGCTCGGTGA from the Prosthecodimorpha staleyi genome contains:
- a CDS encoding amino acid ABC transporter permease produces the protein MGYTLQYGQVTPYLGYLAGGAWLALQIAAVAFLIGWAIGLVCASVLHYGPRPARWLVRAYVTFFLNTPLLVQIFFIYFALPDYGILIGSVEAVILGMSLNAGAYMAEIQRAGFASIRRAEIEAAETLGFSRLQQIRYVILPHIAKVLYPPLSNQYIILTMTTSVAAIFGVEELTGRAYNINAQTFRSLEIFSIAAVYYVVLTVIASAVLYAIGRFLFRIKGKVF
- a CDS encoding amino acid ABC transporter permease yields the protein MAALLDELPRFFGYYNVIFLAQAFAYTAGLSLVGCGLGFVAGFGLAVLRQERVMRFAPVRILALLYVELFRRIPFLVLLMVVFFGFQLAGADVPMFVVAAATVALSAAAFSAENVRAGLEAVHRNQWDAAETLNMGGLRALRLVVLPQAWRIIIPPSMTYAVGLVKATSIASQIGVAELTFAAKILNQKGFSPALCFGTILVLYFVLCWSLNRFAAHLEVRLAPSRSR
- a CDS encoding amino acid ABC transporter ATP-binding protein gives rise to the protein MPHLVLDSLSADYGRDPVLSDVGLSVERGEIVSIIGPSGSGKSTLLRVLVGLLRPRAGSVAVAGTPVDYRSDAALRKVRERFAIVFQQYNLFQNMTALRNVTVAPTVVKRRPAGEVEAEARALLAKVGLSHRVDAYPDELSGGQQQRVAIARALALKPDILLLDEVTSALDPELVSEVLDTIRLLAADGMTMLIVSHEMAFVREISSKVVFMADGRVVETGPPAQIFDAPQTERCADFVRRILRH
- a CDS encoding dihydrodipicolinate synthase family protein, with translation MTVPTAIRRLTGIHAATVTPMRPDYSVDWEALAGHVGRIGRADGIRGLLINGHAGENFLLTREEKRRVIEICRAELGPDVFLTSGVNAESSLEAALHAADAEAAGADALLLFPPNAWIGFRDTASARLHHEHVIAAGRLPILLYQAPVGAGSMPYGPDTLAELVALPRVAGIKEGSWEVATYDQNRRIAKAIRPDLAVLGSGDEHLLTAYLIGSEGSQVSLAAVTPEPLVALWDAASRQDWAAARHWHDVIYPLACAIYRDRPSGRATPRLKACLRILGLLEHDTVRPPFAPIPAEEYGRLEKALRHAGAFG